From one Oncorhynchus keta strain PuntledgeMale-10-30-2019 chromosome 30, Oket_V2, whole genome shotgun sequence genomic stretch:
- the LOC118380499 gene encoding E3 ubiquitin-protein ligase RLIM isoform X19, with translation MEGSDSSEPGASDQPEAQRRRQRDRLDREEAFYQFVNNLSEADYRLMRDNNLLGTPGEITAEELLSRLQQIKDGPEQQQPSINTSETGEATGELAEGPEDPSNGDTLLDWLNTVRRTGNTTRSGHRGNQSWRAVSRTNPNSGDFRFSLEINVNRNLAEQQARAEGEAEAQEEAPTRAPGNGVEVQPEAEVPMETGEVLEEPVVEEMAVIVEPEAEMEPVADVEAEPVADVEAEPVADIEAEPVADVEAEPVADVEAEPVADVEAEPVADVEAEPVADVEAEPVAEVEAEAEVEAELEAEVEAELEAEVEAELEAEVEAEAEPEAEVEAEPEAEVEAEPEAEVEAEPEAEVEADPEAELEAEMVPELVVEVVPQLPSPVTTTPPVSRPASPLVQAPPAAPAPPSPPPEEPPRRGQRRARSRSPEQRRTRARTTRSRSPLTLDRLPRHVPTSPAPQAPAEGSSRTRQHVLSRQSTAEYEAQSAGTGSDTGSGNVPEPGTTPPQEGEAAGGEGAAGRRPPTIMLDLQVRRVRPGEYRQRDSIANRTRSRSQNSNNTFLYESERGGFRRTFSRSERAGVRTYVSTIRIPIRRISDAGLGEATSMALQTMIRQIMTGFGELSYFMDSDSDSSDSNRGGGNPTGAADLAEALNTPDGGVASMAEGVEPPVSVSGHSIGGAGEARTEEREGEDGMGLGLSPGIGLGVGGTPREGRARPRAPISLEEPGSLPFLRLAHFFLLNDEDEEQPRGLTKEQIDNLSTRNFGESDALKTCSVCITEYAEGNKLRKLPCSHEYHVHCIDRWLSENSTCPICRRAVLVSANRESVV, from the exons ATGGAGGGCTCCGACAGTTCTGAGCCAGGCGCCAGTGACCAACCAGAGGCCCAGCGCAGGCGGCAACGGGACCGGCTAGACCGGGAGGAGGCCTTCTACCAGTTTGTCAACAACCTGAGTGAGGCAGACTACCGGCTGATGAGAGACAACAACCTGCTAGGTACCCCAG GTGAGATCACAGCAGAGGAGTTGTTGAGTCGGCTGCAGCAGATTAAGGATGGACCAGAGCAGCAGCAGCCTAGCATCAACACCAGTGAGACTGGAGAAGCTACAGGAG AACTGGCAGAAGGTCCAGAGGACCCGTCTAACGGCGACACCCTCTTGGATTGGCTGAACACCGTCAGGCGGACAGGCAACACCACCCGCAGTGGTCACCGAGGCAACCAGTCATGGCGGGCGGTGAGCCGGACCAACCCAAACAGCGGAGACTTCCGGTTCAGTCTGGAGATCAACGTTAACCGTAACCTGGCCGAGCAGCAGGCCCGCGCCGAGGGGGAGGCCGAGGCGCAGGAGGAGGCCCCAACTAGAGCACCTGGCAATGGGGTGGAGGTCCAGCCGGAGGCGGAGGTGCCcatggagacaggagaggtgCTGGAGGAACCAGTTGTGGAGGAGATGGCTGTCATAGTGGAACCAGAAGCGGAGATGGAGCCAGTGGCTGATGTAGAAGCTGAGCCAGTGGCTGACGTAGAAGCTGAGCCAGTGGCTGACATAGAAGCTGAGCCAGTGGCTGACGTAGAAGCTGAGCCAGTGGCTGATGTAGAAGCTGAGCCAGTGGCTGACGTAGAAGCTGAGCCAGTGGCTGACGTAGAAGCTGAGCCAGTGGCTGACGTAGAAGCTGAGCCAGTGGCTGAAGTAGAAGCAGAGGCTGAAGTAGAAGCTGAGCTAGAGGCTGAAGTAGAAGCTGAGCTAGAGGCTGAAGTAGAAGCTGAGCTAGAGGCTGAAGTAGAAGC AGAAGCTGAGCCAGAGGCTGAAGTAGAAGCTGAGCCAGAGGCTGAAGTAGAAGCTGAGCCAGAGGCTGAAGTAGAAGCTGAGCCAGAG GCTGAAGTAGAAGCTGATCCAGAGGCAGAACTAGAAGCAGAGATGGTCCCAGagttagtagtagaggtagtccCACAGCTGCCCAGCCCTGTCACCACCACCCCTCCTGTCTCCAGACCAGCCAGTCCCCTGGTGCAGGCCCCTCCAGCCGCCCCTGCCCCTCCTAGCCCGCCCCCTGAGGAGCCTCCGCGACGGGGCCAGAGACGAGCCCGCAGCCGTAGCCCTGAGCAGCGCCGGACCAGGGCTCGCACCACACGAAGTCGTTCCCCCCTCACCCTGGACCGACTCCCCCGCCACGTCCCCACCAGCCCCGCCCCCCAGGCCCCCGCAGAGGGAAGCTCACGGACTCGACAGCATGTTCTGTCCCGGCAGAGCACCGCAGAGTACGAGGCCCAGTCAGCCGGAACAGGGTCTGACACGGGGTCTGGGAACGTCCCAGAGCCTGGTACCACCCCACCCCAGGAGGGAGAGGCCGCGGGCGGGGAGGGAGCAGCAGGACGACGTCCCCCCACCATCATGCTGGACCTGCAGGTGCGTCGTGTTCGTCCAGGTGAGTACCGCCAGAGGGACAGCATTGCTAACAGAACCCGCTCACGCTCCCAGAACTCCAACAACACCTTCCTGTACGAGAGTGAGAGGGGCGGGTTCCGCAGGACCTTCTCCAGGTCCGAGCGTGCGGGTGTGAGGACGTACGTCAGCACCATCAGGATCCCCATCAGGAGGATCAGTGATGCAGGGTTGGGAGAGGCCACCTCCATGGCTCTGCAGACCATGATACGACAGATCATGACCGGCTTCGGAGAGCTCAGCTACTTCATGGACTCAGACTCTGACTCCTCGGACTCAAACCGTGGCGGTGGTAACCCCACTGGCGCTGCCGACCTGGCCGAGGCGCTCAACACTCCCGACGGGGGAGTAGCCAGCATGGCGGAGGGGGTGGAGCCTCCTGTCTCAGTGAGCGGGCATAGTATTGGAGGAGCCGGGGAGgcaaggacagaggagagggagggggaggacggGATGGGTCTAGGTCTGTCCCCAGGAATAGGTTTAGGGGTGGGGGGCACCCCCAGGGAGGGGCGAGCTCGGCCCCGTGCCCCCATCAGTCTGGAGGAACCGGGGTCACTACCCTTCCTCCGCCTTGCTCACTTCTTCCTCCTGAATGATGAGGATGAGGAACAGCCCAGAGGACTCACCAAGGAGCAGATCGACAACCTCTCCACCAGGAACTTTGGGGAGAGTGATGCTCTGAAGACCTGCAGTGTGTGTATCACAGAGTATGCTGAGGGGAACAAGTTGAGGAAGTTGCCCTGTTCTCATGAGTACCATGTTCACTGTATCGACCGCTGGCTGTCTGAGAACTCCACCTGTCCTATCTGCCGCAGGGCCGTGTTGGTGTCTGCTAACCGGGAGAGTGTGGTCTAA
- the LOC118380499 gene encoding E3 ubiquitin-protein ligase RLIM isoform X24, with amino-acid sequence MEGSDSSEPGASDQPEAQRRRQRDRLDREEAFYQFVNNLSEADYRLMRDNNLLGTPGEITAEELLSRLQQIKDGPEQQQPSINTSETGEATGELAEGPEDPSNGDTLLDWLNTVRRTGNTTRSGHRGNQSWRAVSRTNPNSGDFRFSLEINVNRNLAEQQARAEGEAEAQEEAPTRAPGNGVEVQPEAEVPMETGEVLEEPVVEEMAVIVEPEAEMEPVADVEAEPVADVEAEPVADIEAEPVADVEAEPVADVEAEPVADVEAEPVADVEAEPVADVEAEPVAEVEAEAEVEAELEAEVEAELEAEVEAEAEPEAEVEAEPEAEVEAEPEAEVEAEPEAEVEADPEAELEAEMVPELVVEVVPQLPSPVTTTPPVSRPASPLVQAPPAAPAPPSPPPEEPPRRGQRRARSRSPEQRRTRARTTRSRSPLTLDRLPRHVPTSPAPQAPAEGSSRTRQHVLSRQSTAEYEAQSAGTGSDTGSGNVPEPGTTPPQEGEAAGGEGAAGRRPPTIMLDLQVRRVRPGEYRQRDSIANRTRSRSQNSNNTFLYESERGGFRRTFSRSERAGVRTYVSTIRIPIRRISDAGLGEATSMALQTMIRQIMTGFGELSYFMDSDSDSSDSNRGGGNPTGAADLAEALNTPDGGVASMAEGVEPPVSVSGHSIGGAGEARTEEREGEDGMGLGLSPGIGLGVGGTPREGRARPRAPISLEEPGSLPFLRLAHFFLLNDEDEEQPRGLTKEQIDNLSTRNFGESDALKTCSVCITEYAEGNKLRKLPCSHEYHVHCIDRWLSENSTCPICRRAVLVSANRESVV; translated from the exons ATGGAGGGCTCCGACAGTTCTGAGCCAGGCGCCAGTGACCAACCAGAGGCCCAGCGCAGGCGGCAACGGGACCGGCTAGACCGGGAGGAGGCCTTCTACCAGTTTGTCAACAACCTGAGTGAGGCAGACTACCGGCTGATGAGAGACAACAACCTGCTAGGTACCCCAG GTGAGATCACAGCAGAGGAGTTGTTGAGTCGGCTGCAGCAGATTAAGGATGGACCAGAGCAGCAGCAGCCTAGCATCAACACCAGTGAGACTGGAGAAGCTACAGGAG AACTGGCAGAAGGTCCAGAGGACCCGTCTAACGGCGACACCCTCTTGGATTGGCTGAACACCGTCAGGCGGACAGGCAACACCACCCGCAGTGGTCACCGAGGCAACCAGTCATGGCGGGCGGTGAGCCGGACCAACCCAAACAGCGGAGACTTCCGGTTCAGTCTGGAGATCAACGTTAACCGTAACCTGGCCGAGCAGCAGGCCCGCGCCGAGGGGGAGGCCGAGGCGCAGGAGGAGGCCCCAACTAGAGCACCTGGCAATGGGGTGGAGGTCCAGCCGGAGGCGGAGGTGCCcatggagacaggagaggtgCTGGAGGAACCAGTTGTGGAGGAGATGGCTGTCATAGTGGAACCAGAAGCGGAGATGGAGCCAGTGGCTGATGTAGAAGCTGAGCCAGTGGCTGACGTAGAAGCTGAGCCAGTGGCTGACATAGAAGCTGAGCCAGTGGCTGACGTAGAAGCTGAGCCAGTGGCTGATGTAGAAGCTGAGCCAGTGGCTGACGTAGAAGCTGAGCCAGTGGCTGACGTAGAAGCTGAGCCAGTGGCTGACGTAGAAGCTGAGCCAGTGGCTGAAGTAGAAGCAGAGGCTGAAGTAGAAGCTGAGCTAGAGGCTGAAGTAGAAGCTGAGCTAGAGGCTGAAGTAGAAGC AGAAGCTGAGCCAGAGGCTGAAGTAGAAGCTGAGCCAGAGGCTGAAGTAGAAGCTGAGCCAGAGGCTGAAGTAGAAGCTGAGCCAGAG GCTGAAGTAGAAGCTGATCCAGAGGCAGAACTAGAAGCAGAGATGGTCCCAGagttagtagtagaggtagtccCACAGCTGCCCAGCCCTGTCACCACCACCCCTCCTGTCTCCAGACCAGCCAGTCCCCTGGTGCAGGCCCCTCCAGCCGCCCCTGCCCCTCCTAGCCCGCCCCCTGAGGAGCCTCCGCGACGGGGCCAGAGACGAGCCCGCAGCCGTAGCCCTGAGCAGCGCCGGACCAGGGCTCGCACCACACGAAGTCGTTCCCCCCTCACCCTGGACCGACTCCCCCGCCACGTCCCCACCAGCCCCGCCCCCCAGGCCCCCGCAGAGGGAAGCTCACGGACTCGACAGCATGTTCTGTCCCGGCAGAGCACCGCAGAGTACGAGGCCCAGTCAGCCGGAACAGGGTCTGACACGGGGTCTGGGAACGTCCCAGAGCCTGGTACCACCCCACCCCAGGAGGGAGAGGCCGCGGGCGGGGAGGGAGCAGCAGGACGACGTCCCCCCACCATCATGCTGGACCTGCAGGTGCGTCGTGTTCGTCCAGGTGAGTACCGCCAGAGGGACAGCATTGCTAACAGAACCCGCTCACGCTCCCAGAACTCCAACAACACCTTCCTGTACGAGAGTGAGAGGGGCGGGTTCCGCAGGACCTTCTCCAGGTCCGAGCGTGCGGGTGTGAGGACGTACGTCAGCACCATCAGGATCCCCATCAGGAGGATCAGTGATGCAGGGTTGGGAGAGGCCACCTCCATGGCTCTGCAGACCATGATACGACAGATCATGACCGGCTTCGGAGAGCTCAGCTACTTCATGGACTCAGACTCTGACTCCTCGGACTCAAACCGTGGCGGTGGTAACCCCACTGGCGCTGCCGACCTGGCCGAGGCGCTCAACACTCCCGACGGGGGAGTAGCCAGCATGGCGGAGGGGGTGGAGCCTCCTGTCTCAGTGAGCGGGCATAGTATTGGAGGAGCCGGGGAGgcaaggacagaggagagggagggggaggacggGATGGGTCTAGGTCTGTCCCCAGGAATAGGTTTAGGGGTGGGGGGCACCCCCAGGGAGGGGCGAGCTCGGCCCCGTGCCCCCATCAGTCTGGAGGAACCGGGGTCACTACCCTTCCTCCGCCTTGCTCACTTCTTCCTCCTGAATGATGAGGATGAGGAACAGCCCAGAGGACTCACCAAGGAGCAGATCGACAACCTCTCCACCAGGAACTTTGGGGAGAGTGATGCTCTGAAGACCTGCAGTGTGTGTATCACAGAGTATGCTGAGGGGAACAAGTTGAGGAAGTTGCCCTGTTCTCATGAGTACCATGTTCACTGTATCGACCGCTGGCTGTCTGAGAACTCCACCTGTCCTATCTGCCGCAGGGCCGTGTTGGTGTCTGCTAACCGGGAGAGTGTGGTCTAA
- the LOC118380499 gene encoding E3 ubiquitin-protein ligase RLIM isoform X27 yields the protein MEGSDSSEPGASDQPEAQRRRQRDRLDREEAFYQFVNNLSEADYRLMRDNNLLGTPGEITAEELLSRLQQIKDGPEQQQPSINTSETGEATGELAEGPEDPSNGDTLLDWLNTVRRTGNTTRSGHRGNQSWRAVSRTNPNSGDFRFSLEINVNRNLAEQQARAEGEAEAQEEAPTRAPGNGVEVQPEAEVPMETGEVLEEPVVEEMAVIVEPEAEMEPVADVEAEPVADVEAEPVADIEAEPVADVEAEPVADVEAEPVADVEAEPVADVEAEPVADVEAEPVAEVEAEAEVEAELEAEVEAEAEPEAEVEAEPEAEVEAEPEAEVEAEPEAEVEADPEAELEAEMVPELVVEVVPQLPSPVTTTPPVSRPASPLVQAPPAAPAPPSPPPEEPPRRGQRRARSRSPEQRRTRARTTRSRSPLTLDRLPRHVPTSPAPQAPAEGSSRTRQHVLSRQSTAEYEAQSAGTGSDTGSGNVPEPGTTPPQEGEAAGGEGAAGRRPPTIMLDLQVRRVRPGEYRQRDSIANRTRSRSQNSNNTFLYESERGGFRRTFSRSERAGVRTYVSTIRIPIRRISDAGLGEATSMALQTMIRQIMTGFGELSYFMDSDSDSSDSNRGGGNPTGAADLAEALNTPDGGVASMAEGVEPPVSVSGHSIGGAGEARTEEREGEDGMGLGLSPGIGLGVGGTPREGRARPRAPISLEEPGSLPFLRLAHFFLLNDEDEEQPRGLTKEQIDNLSTRNFGESDALKTCSVCITEYAEGNKLRKLPCSHEYHVHCIDRWLSENSTCPICRRAVLVSANRESVV from the exons ATGGAGGGCTCCGACAGTTCTGAGCCAGGCGCCAGTGACCAACCAGAGGCCCAGCGCAGGCGGCAACGGGACCGGCTAGACCGGGAGGAGGCCTTCTACCAGTTTGTCAACAACCTGAGTGAGGCAGACTACCGGCTGATGAGAGACAACAACCTGCTAGGTACCCCAG GTGAGATCACAGCAGAGGAGTTGTTGAGTCGGCTGCAGCAGATTAAGGATGGACCAGAGCAGCAGCAGCCTAGCATCAACACCAGTGAGACTGGAGAAGCTACAGGAG AACTGGCAGAAGGTCCAGAGGACCCGTCTAACGGCGACACCCTCTTGGATTGGCTGAACACCGTCAGGCGGACAGGCAACACCACCCGCAGTGGTCACCGAGGCAACCAGTCATGGCGGGCGGTGAGCCGGACCAACCCAAACAGCGGAGACTTCCGGTTCAGTCTGGAGATCAACGTTAACCGTAACCTGGCCGAGCAGCAGGCCCGCGCCGAGGGGGAGGCCGAGGCGCAGGAGGAGGCCCCAACTAGAGCACCTGGCAATGGGGTGGAGGTCCAGCCGGAGGCGGAGGTGCCcatggagacaggagaggtgCTGGAGGAACCAGTTGTGGAGGAGATGGCTGTCATAGTGGAACCAGAAGCGGAGATGGAGCCAGTGGCTGATGTAGAAGCTGAGCCAGTGGCTGACGTAGAAGCTGAGCCAGTGGCTGACATAGAAGCTGAGCCAGTGGCTGACGTAGAAGCTGAGCCAGTGGCTGATGTAGAAGCTGAGCCAGTGGCTGACGTAGAAGCTGAGCCAGTGGCTGACGTAGAAGCTGAGCCAGTGGCTGACGTAGAAGCTGAGCCAGTGGCTGAAGTAGAAGCAGAGGCTGAAGTAGAAGCTGAGCTAGAGGCTGAAGTAGAAGC AGAAGCTGAGCCAGAGGCTGAAGTAGAAGCTGAGCCAGAGGCTGAAGTAGAAGCTGAGCCAGAGGCTGAAGTAGAAGCTGAGCCAGAG GCTGAAGTAGAAGCTGATCCAGAGGCAGAACTAGAAGCAGAGATGGTCCCAGagttagtagtagaggtagtccCACAGCTGCCCAGCCCTGTCACCACCACCCCTCCTGTCTCCAGACCAGCCAGTCCCCTGGTGCAGGCCCCTCCAGCCGCCCCTGCCCCTCCTAGCCCGCCCCCTGAGGAGCCTCCGCGACGGGGCCAGAGACGAGCCCGCAGCCGTAGCCCTGAGCAGCGCCGGACCAGGGCTCGCACCACACGAAGTCGTTCCCCCCTCACCCTGGACCGACTCCCCCGCCACGTCCCCACCAGCCCCGCCCCCCAGGCCCCCGCAGAGGGAAGCTCACGGACTCGACAGCATGTTCTGTCCCGGCAGAGCACCGCAGAGTACGAGGCCCAGTCAGCCGGAACAGGGTCTGACACGGGGTCTGGGAACGTCCCAGAGCCTGGTACCACCCCACCCCAGGAGGGAGAGGCCGCGGGCGGGGAGGGAGCAGCAGGACGACGTCCCCCCACCATCATGCTGGACCTGCAGGTGCGTCGTGTTCGTCCAGGTGAGTACCGCCAGAGGGACAGCATTGCTAACAGAACCCGCTCACGCTCCCAGAACTCCAACAACACCTTCCTGTACGAGAGTGAGAGGGGCGGGTTCCGCAGGACCTTCTCCAGGTCCGAGCGTGCGGGTGTGAGGACGTACGTCAGCACCATCAGGATCCCCATCAGGAGGATCAGTGATGCAGGGTTGGGAGAGGCCACCTCCATGGCTCTGCAGACCATGATACGACAGATCATGACCGGCTTCGGAGAGCTCAGCTACTTCATGGACTCAGACTCTGACTCCTCGGACTCAAACCGTGGCGGTGGTAACCCCACTGGCGCTGCCGACCTGGCCGAGGCGCTCAACACTCCCGACGGGGGAGTAGCCAGCATGGCGGAGGGGGTGGAGCCTCCTGTCTCAGTGAGCGGGCATAGTATTGGAGGAGCCGGGGAGgcaaggacagaggagagggagggggaggacggGATGGGTCTAGGTCTGTCCCCAGGAATAGGTTTAGGGGTGGGGGGCACCCCCAGGGAGGGGCGAGCTCGGCCCCGTGCCCCCATCAGTCTGGAGGAACCGGGGTCACTACCCTTCCTCCGCCTTGCTCACTTCTTCCTCCTGAATGATGAGGATGAGGAACAGCCCAGAGGACTCACCAAGGAGCAGATCGACAACCTCTCCACCAGGAACTTTGGGGAGAGTGATGCTCTGAAGACCTGCAGTGTGTGTATCACAGAGTATGCTGAGGGGAACAAGTTGAGGAAGTTGCCCTGTTCTCATGAGTACCATGTTCACTGTATCGACCGCTGGCTGTCTGAGAACTCCACCTGTCCTATCTGCCGCAGGGCCGTGTTGGTGTCTGCTAACCGGGAGAGTGTGGTCTAA
- the LOC118380499 gene encoding E3 ubiquitin-protein ligase RLIM isoform X17 — MEGSDSSEPGASDQPEAQRRRQRDRLDREEAFYQFVNNLSEADYRLMRDNNLLGTPGEITAEELLSRLQQIKDGPEQQQPSINTSETGEATGELAEGPEDPSNGDTLLDWLNTVRRTGNTTRSGHRGNQSWRAVSRTNPNSGDFRFSLEINVNRNLAEQQARAEGEAEAQEEAPTRAPGNGVEVQPEAEVPMETGEVLEEPVVEEMAVIVEPEAEMEPVADVEAEPVADVEAEPVADIEAEPVADVEAEPVADVEAEPVADVEAEPVADVEAEPVADVEAEPVAEVEAEAEVEAELEAEVEAELEAEVEAEAEPEAEVEAEPEAEVEAEPEAEVEAEPEAEVEAEAEAEPEAEVEADPEAELEAEMVPELVVEVVPQLPSPVTTTPPVSRPASPLVQAPPAAPAPPSPPPEEPPRRGQRRARSRSPEQRRTRARTTRSRSPLTLDRLPRHVPTSPAPQAPAEGSSRTRQHVLSRQSTAEYEAQSAGTGSDTGSGNVPEPGTTPPQEGEAAGGEGAAGRRPPTIMLDLQVRRVRPGEYRQRDSIANRTRSRSQNSNNTFLYESERGGFRRTFSRSERAGVRTYVSTIRIPIRRISDAGLGEATSMALQTMIRQIMTGFGELSYFMDSDSDSSDSNRGGGNPTGAADLAEALNTPDGGVASMAEGVEPPVSVSGHSIGGAGEARTEEREGEDGMGLGLSPGIGLGVGGTPREGRARPRAPISLEEPGSLPFLRLAHFFLLNDEDEEQPRGLTKEQIDNLSTRNFGESDALKTCSVCITEYAEGNKLRKLPCSHEYHVHCIDRWLSENSTCPICRRAVLVSANRESVV, encoded by the exons ATGGAGGGCTCCGACAGTTCTGAGCCAGGCGCCAGTGACCAACCAGAGGCCCAGCGCAGGCGGCAACGGGACCGGCTAGACCGGGAGGAGGCCTTCTACCAGTTTGTCAACAACCTGAGTGAGGCAGACTACCGGCTGATGAGAGACAACAACCTGCTAGGTACCCCAG GTGAGATCACAGCAGAGGAGTTGTTGAGTCGGCTGCAGCAGATTAAGGATGGACCAGAGCAGCAGCAGCCTAGCATCAACACCAGTGAGACTGGAGAAGCTACAGGAG AACTGGCAGAAGGTCCAGAGGACCCGTCTAACGGCGACACCCTCTTGGATTGGCTGAACACCGTCAGGCGGACAGGCAACACCACCCGCAGTGGTCACCGAGGCAACCAGTCATGGCGGGCGGTGAGCCGGACCAACCCAAACAGCGGAGACTTCCGGTTCAGTCTGGAGATCAACGTTAACCGTAACCTGGCCGAGCAGCAGGCCCGCGCCGAGGGGGAGGCCGAGGCGCAGGAGGAGGCCCCAACTAGAGCACCTGGCAATGGGGTGGAGGTCCAGCCGGAGGCGGAGGTGCCcatggagacaggagaggtgCTGGAGGAACCAGTTGTGGAGGAGATGGCTGTCATAGTGGAACCAGAAGCGGAGATGGAGCCAGTGGCTGATGTAGAAGCTGAGCCAGTGGCTGACGTAGAAGCTGAGCCAGTGGCTGACATAGAAGCTGAGCCAGTGGCTGACGTAGAAGCTGAGCCAGTGGCTGATGTAGAAGCTGAGCCAGTGGCTGACGTAGAAGCTGAGCCAGTGGCTGACGTAGAAGCTGAGCCAGTGGCTGACGTAGAAGCTGAGCCAGTGGCTGAAGTAGAAGCAGAGGCTGAAGTAGAAGCTGAGCTAGAGGCTGAAGTAGAAGCTGAGCTAGAGGCTGAAGTAGAAGC AGAAGCTGAGCCAGAGGCTGAAGTAGAAGCTGAGCCAGAGGCTGAAGTAGAAGCTGAGCCAGAGGCTGAAGTAGAAGCTGAGCCAGAGGCTGAAgtagaagcagaagcagaagctgAGCCAGAGGCTGAAGTAGAAGCTGATCCAGAGGCAGAACTAGAAGCAGAGATGGTCCCAGagttagtagtagaggtagtccCACAGCTGCCCAGCCCTGTCACCACCACCCCTCCTGTCTCCAGACCAGCCAGTCCCCTGGTGCAGGCCCCTCCAGCCGCCCCTGCCCCTCCTAGCCCGCCCCCTGAGGAGCCTCCGCGACGGGGCCAGAGACGAGCCCGCAGCCGTAGCCCTGAGCAGCGCCGGACCAGGGCTCGCACCACACGAAGTCGTTCCCCCCTCACCCTGGACCGACTCCCCCGCCACGTCCCCACCAGCCCCGCCCCCCAGGCCCCCGCAGAGGGAAGCTCACGGACTCGACAGCATGTTCTGTCCCGGCAGAGCACCGCAGAGTACGAGGCCCAGTCAGCCGGAACAGGGTCTGACACGGGGTCTGGGAACGTCCCAGAGCCTGGTACCACCCCACCCCAGGAGGGAGAGGCCGCGGGCGGGGAGGGAGCAGCAGGACGACGTCCCCCCACCATCATGCTGGACCTGCAGGTGCGTCGTGTTCGTCCAGGTGAGTACCGCCAGAGGGACAGCATTGCTAACAGAACCCGCTCACGCTCCCAGAACTCCAACAACACCTTCCTGTACGAGAGTGAGAGGGGCGGGTTCCGCAGGACCTTCTCCAGGTCCGAGCGTGCGGGTGTGAGGACGTACGTCAGCACCATCAGGATCCCCATCAGGAGGATCAGTGATGCAGGGTTGGGAGAGGCCACCTCCATGGCTCTGCAGACCATGATACGACAGATCATGACCGGCTTCGGAGAGCTCAGCTACTTCATGGACTCAGACTCTGACTCCTCGGACTCAAACCGTGGCGGTGGTAACCCCACTGGCGCTGCCGACCTGGCCGAGGCGCTCAACACTCCCGACGGGGGAGTAGCCAGCATGGCGGAGGGGGTGGAGCCTCCTGTCTCAGTGAGCGGGCATAGTATTGGAGGAGCCGGGGAGgcaaggacagaggagagggagggggaggacggGATGGGTCTAGGTCTGTCCCCAGGAATAGGTTTAGGGGTGGGGGGCACCCCCAGGGAGGGGCGAGCTCGGCCCCGTGCCCCCATCAGTCTGGAGGAACCGGGGTCACTACCCTTCCTCCGCCTTGCTCACTTCTTCCTCCTGAATGATGAGGATGAGGAACAGCCCAGAGGACTCACCAAGGAGCAGATCGACAACCTCTCCACCAGGAACTTTGGGGAGAGTGATGCTCTGAAGACCTGCAGTGTGTGTATCACAGAGTATGCTGAGGGGAACAAGTTGAGGAAGTTGCCCTGTTCTCATGAGTACCATGTTCACTGTATCGACCGCTGGCTGTCTGAGAACTCCACCTGTCCTATCTGCCGCAGGGCCGTGTTGGTGTCTGCTAACCGGGAGAGTGTGGTCTAA